Proteins found in one Fulvitalea axinellae genomic segment:
- a CDS encoding DUF4421 domain-containing protein: protein MFSNETPVALIGAELLMRKYWKKTGKSILFGLMLLAVLALNNLAVAQSQHVFLDSSYVVNYRDLFSVKLYGIVRSNTWNLKFEDQLGKETELKYSTNSNVNFGAGFSYRHTSVSYAFNLPIINNDNDRYGKTRGIDLQASTYAKRYFFDVYFSSLRGMYMENPKEGVFSELQGQPEIYKFPNMRSRFVGGDFVYVFNPKKYSLRSSFLGDERQMKSTGSFLLGVSASYSFLDNGDESILPPVVRDTLGDQLDGQRLKMINAGISVGYGYNLVIGKRFFFSLALLPGINYRKTVFTPMDDDVPLEKTNSLGIYALMRAGMGYNGKHLYMGVTAMSRRQGAPGADGLYDTQVSNQSSTINFFVGRRFRWNWLDEKADKLAKYKIPRLFLKK, encoded by the coding sequence ATGTTCTCAAATGAAACCCCAGTGGCTTTGATCGGAGCGGAACTTCTGATGAGGAAGTATTGGAAAAAAACGGGAAAGTCAATTCTGTTCGGACTTATGTTATTGGCTGTCTTGGCCTTGAATAACTTGGCGGTAGCGCAAAGTCAACACGTCTTTCTGGACAGCTCGTACGTAGTGAATTATCGGGATCTTTTTTCCGTAAAACTTTACGGTATTGTAAGGTCCAATACTTGGAATCTGAAATTCGAAGATCAGCTTGGTAAGGAAACTGAACTGAAATACTCGACGAATAGTAACGTGAACTTTGGCGCCGGTTTCAGCTACCGGCATACGTCGGTGAGTTATGCGTTTAACCTGCCGATCATCAACAATGACAATGATCGTTACGGAAAAACCCGGGGGATAGATCTGCAGGCGAGCACTTACGCAAAGCGTTATTTCTTTGATGTTTACTTTTCCAGCCTGAGGGGAATGTATATGGAGAACCCGAAAGAGGGAGTATTCAGCGAATTGCAGGGGCAACCCGAAATTTATAAGTTTCCCAATATGCGTTCGCGGTTTGTCGGTGGCGATTTTGTTTATGTTTTCAATCCGAAAAAGTACTCTTTGCGTTCGTCTTTTCTTGGTGACGAGCGCCAGATGAAAAGCACGGGCTCGTTTTTGCTGGGAGTTTCGGCTTCTTACTCTTTTCTGGATAACGGAGACGAATCGATTTTGCCTCCCGTGGTCAGGGACACGCTTGGTGATCAGCTTGACGGCCAGCGATTGAAAATGATTAACGCCGGGATTTCTGTGGGATACGGTTATAATTTGGTGATAGGCAAACGATTTTTCTTCAGTTTGGCCCTTTTGCCGGGTATCAATTATCGCAAAACGGTTTTTACGCCGATGGATGACGACGTGCCTTTGGAGAAGACGAATTCATTGGGAATTTACGCATTGATGCGGGCGGGAATGGGCTATAATGGCAAGCATCTGTATATGGGAGTCACCGCCATGTCACGGCGACAGGGAGCGCCGGGTGCCGATGGGCTTTATGATACGCAGGTCAGCAACCAGAGTAGTACGATCAATTTCTTTGTGGGAAGAAGGTTTCGTTGGAATTGGCTGGACGAAAAAGCCGATAAGCTGGCTAAGTATAAAATCCCCAGGCTGTTCCTGAAAAAATAA
- the hemE gene encoding uroporphyrinogen decarboxylase — MKLQNDLILRAAKGEKTERTPVWLMRQAGRILPEYRAVRASVSGFIELAQTPELAAEVTIQPVDILGVDAAIIFSDILVIPEAMGLPYEMVEKRGPWFPETISSEADLKKIRVADPETDLNYVLEAIKITKKELNGRVPLIGFAGAPWTIFSYMIEGAGSKTFSKAKRMLYTEPTLSHKLLDMITESTIKYLHAQVDAGADMVQIFDSWAGILSPEQFNTFALPYISKICDALMPRVPVTVFAKGAFFARAEMGKLNCNTVGLDWNMDIAESRKLVGADKTLQGNLDPCALYGSFEEVKKSTEKMLDAFGSEKHIANLGHGLYPDIDPEKVKCFIDTVKEYSAKMR; from the coding sequence ATGAAACTACAAAACGATCTGATACTTCGTGCCGCAAAAGGCGAGAAAACCGAACGCACTCCCGTATGGCTTATGCGCCAAGCGGGCAGAATTCTTCCTGAGTACCGAGCCGTACGCGCCAGCGTCAGCGGATTTATCGAGCTGGCCCAAACGCCGGAACTCGCCGCCGAGGTGACCATCCAGCCCGTTGACATCTTGGGTGTGGATGCCGCCATCATTTTTTCCGACATCTTGGTGATTCCGGAAGCGATGGGACTGCCCTACGAAATGGTTGAAAAACGCGGTCCTTGGTTCCCGGAGACCATCAGTTCGGAAGCCGATTTGAAAAAGATCCGGGTGGCGGATCCCGAAACCGACCTCAATTACGTGCTTGAGGCTATCAAAATCACGAAGAAAGAACTCAACGGCCGTGTTCCGCTTATCGGTTTTGCCGGTGCGCCTTGGACCATTTTCTCTTATATGATCGAAGGGGCGGGAAGCAAGACTTTCTCCAAGGCAAAACGTATGCTCTATACCGAGCCAACGCTTTCGCACAAGCTTCTGGACATGATTACCGAAAGCACCATCAAGTACCTTCACGCTCAGGTAGACGCCGGCGCCGATATGGTACAGATTTTCGACTCTTGGGCCGGAATCCTTTCCCCTGAGCAGTTCAACACTTTCGCTCTGCCTTATATCTCGAAAATCTGTGACGCGCTCATGCCTAGGGTTCCTGTGACCGTTTTCGCAAAAGGCGCATTCTTCGCCCGTGCCGAAATGGGCAAGCTCAACTGCAACACCGTTGGCTTGGACTGGAACATGGATATCGCAGAATCGCGAAAACTTGTAGGAGCGGACAAAACACTTCAAGGCAACCTGGACCCGTGCGCGCTTTACGGTTCGTTTGAAGAAGTGAAAAAATCTACGGAGAAAATGCTTGACGCATTCGGATCCGAAAAACACATCGCCAACCTCGGCCACGGTTTATACCCGGATATCGACCCTGAGAAAGTGAAATGCTTTATCGATACCGTGAAAGAATACAGTGCGAAAATGCGCTGA
- a CDS encoding head GIN domain-containing protein has translation MKHTAFFIALLFLAFTASAQHDVDRPVSSFSKIRVFNKVKVHLVKGSKISVRIKTNDNITTQDVVTEVKNNELKIKLRTKVYRDIKVDAYVTYTDLQELSASAGGKIVSNGTMEVDNLTVEAGAGARIEIPVTADFITASASSGGEISLKGSANNLKATAGSGGVIDTYHLKAKEAYVKANTGGHVDVQPLEVLEARAYTGGIVNYKGNPKKLDTKKSVGGTINQQ, from the coding sequence ATGAAACACACAGCTTTTTTCATAGCCTTATTGTTTTTGGCCTTTACCGCATCAGCCCAGCACGACGTGGACCGTCCTGTCAGCTCTTTTTCCAAAATCCGCGTGTTCAATAAAGTGAAAGTTCACCTGGTGAAAGGGTCGAAAATCTCCGTAAGGATCAAGACCAACGACAACATCACTACCCAAGACGTAGTGACTGAAGTGAAAAACAACGAACTGAAGATAAAGCTCCGCACTAAAGTGTACCGCGACATAAAAGTGGACGCTTACGTAACGTACACCGACTTGCAGGAACTCAGCGCTTCGGCCGGAGGCAAAATTGTATCTAACGGCACAATGGAAGTCGACAACCTGACAGTGGAAGCCGGCGCCGGCGCCCGTATCGAGATTCCGGTAACAGCCGACTTTATCACCGCCAGCGCATCAAGCGGGGGCGAAATATCGCTCAAGGGATCAGCCAACAACCTGAAAGCCACAGCCGGATCAGGCGGAGTGATAGACACTTACCACCTCAAGGCAAAAGAGGCTTACGTAAAAGCCAATACCGGCGGACACGTAGACGTACAGCCACTCGAAGTTTTGGAAGCCCGCGCCTACACCGGCGGAATAGTGAACTACAAGGGCAACCCAAAGAAGCTGGACACCAAAAAATCGGTTGGCGGAACAATCAACCAACAATAG
- the hisS gene encoding histidine--tRNA ligase translates to MAKQKPSIPKGTRDFGPDKMVRRNHIFNTIRSVFGHFGFMPLETPSMENLNTLTGKYGDEGDQLLYKVLNSGDYLKDAKPEDIEAGSKHLATKICDRGLRYDLTVPFARYVVMNRNELTFPFKRYQIQPVWRADRPQKGRYREFYQCDADVVGTDSLICEAEIVLMINEVFSNLDIDDYGIKLNSRKILTGITEVVGAEGREGEFCVAIDKLDKIGEEKVLDELRSRGFGEDSVEKIKPLFHISGTNEERIASMKEFLAESETGLKGIAEIEDTFAYLKDFGLENDHVDFDITLARGLSYYTGAIFEVKVNNVKIGSVSGGGRYDNLTGVFGLDGVSGVGISFGIDRIYDVMEELDLFPKDRLETTQVMIVNFDKTAERYSLGVLAKLRAQGISAEIFPESAKLKKQMNYANKKGIPYVLLIGSDEMESGQLTMKDMREGEQTKLDLDGIIEKVKA, encoded by the coding sequence ATGGCAAAGCAAAAACCGAGTATCCCGAAAGGAACCAGAGATTTTGGACCCGACAAAATGGTGCGCAGAAACCATATTTTTAATACGATCCGCAGTGTTTTCGGGCATTTCGGCTTTATGCCCCTGGAAACGCCCTCAATGGAAAACCTTAATACGCTGACAGGAAAATATGGCGACGAGGGTGACCAGTTGTTGTACAAGGTGCTTAATTCGGGAGATTATCTGAAGGATGCGAAACCGGAGGATATCGAGGCCGGATCAAAACACTTAGCGACAAAGATTTGCGACCGCGGATTGCGTTACGACCTTACGGTTCCTTTCGCCCGTTACGTGGTGATGAACCGTAACGAGCTGACTTTCCCGTTCAAGCGCTACCAGATCCAGCCGGTATGGCGCGCCGACCGTCCGCAAAAGGGGCGTTATCGCGAGTTCTATCAGTGTGACGCCGATGTGGTGGGCACCGATTCGCTGATTTGCGAAGCGGAAATCGTGTTGATGATCAACGAGGTATTCTCGAATTTGGACATAGACGATTACGGCATCAAGCTCAACAGCCGTAAGATCCTGACGGGAATTACCGAAGTGGTGGGCGCCGAGGGCCGTGAAGGCGAATTCTGCGTGGCCATTGACAAGTTGGACAAGATCGGTGAAGAGAAAGTGCTTGACGAGCTTCGTTCGCGCGGATTCGGAGAGGATTCTGTAGAGAAGATCAAACCTCTGTTCCATATCTCGGGAACCAACGAGGAGCGTATCGCCAGCATGAAGGAGTTTTTGGCCGAGTCCGAAACTGGCCTGAAAGGCATCGCCGAGATTGAGGACACTTTCGCTTACCTGAAAGACTTTGGTTTGGAGAACGACCACGTTGATTTTGACATCACTTTGGCCCGTGGGCTCTCTTATTATACGGGCGCAATCTTCGAAGTGAAAGTAAACAATGTGAAGATCGGTAGCGTAAGCGGTGGCGGACGTTATGACAACCTCACCGGCGTGTTCGGTTTGGATGGCGTTTCCGGCGTGGGCATCTCTTTCGGCATCGATCGTATTTACGATGTGATGGAAGAGCTTGATCTGTTCCCTAAAGACCGTTTGGAAACCACCCAGGTGATGATCGTCAATTTTGACAAAACCGCCGAGAGATATTCTTTGGGCGTTTTGGCCAAGTTGCGCGCGCAAGGAATCAGCGCCGAGATCTTCCCGGAATCGGCCAAGTTGAAGAAGCAGATGAACTACGCTAACAAGAAAGGCATTCCGTACGTGTTGCTGATTGGCTCTGACGAAATGGAGTCTGGCCAACTGACAATGAAAGACATGCGCGAGGGCGAGCAGACAAAGCTTGATTTGGATGGGATCATCGAAAAGGTGAAAGCCTGA
- a CDS encoding pyridoxine 5'-phosphate synthase: MTKLSVNINKVATLRNSRGHDNPNVVQVAKDCERFGGQGITVHPRPDERHITKKDCYDLFEIVTTEFNIEGYPDERYMKIVEETKPAQATLVPDAPDAITSNAGWDTVANAELLKGITKRLQAAGARVSIFVDPDPVMVEGAAKIGADRVELYTEPYADGYEADREAAVKPYVEAAEKAKELGLGINAGHDLDLNNLRYLKERIPNLDEVSIGHALISDALYFGLENTIQMYLRELDV, translated from the coding sequence ATGACTAAACTGAGCGTTAATATCAACAAAGTGGCGACGCTCCGCAATTCGCGCGGACACGACAACCCGAACGTGGTGCAGGTAGCCAAAGACTGCGAGCGTTTCGGCGGACAAGGCATCACCGTCCACCCGCGCCCGGACGAAAGGCATATCACGAAAAAAGATTGCTACGATTTGTTCGAGATCGTCACCACGGAGTTTAACATCGAAGGATATCCGGACGAACGCTACATGAAAATCGTCGAAGAGACCAAACCGGCGCAAGCCACGCTGGTGCCCGACGCCCCGGACGCCATCACCTCAAACGCCGGCTGGGACACTGTTGCCAACGCCGAGCTTCTGAAAGGAATCACCAAGAGGCTTCAAGCCGCCGGAGCGCGCGTTTCTATTTTCGTGGATCCGGATCCTGTAATGGTGGAAGGCGCCGCCAAAATCGGGGCCGACCGTGTGGAACTGTACACCGAGCCTTACGCCGACGGATACGAAGCTGACAGAGAAGCTGCGGTGAAGCCATACGTGGAGGCGGCCGAAAAGGCAAAAGAACTCGGATTGGGCATCAACGCCGGACACGACTTGGACCTGAACAATCTCCGCTACCTGAAAGAGCGCATCCCTAATCTTGACGAGGTATCGATCGGTCACGCGCTGATTTCCGACGCTTTGTATTTCGGTTTGGAGAACACTATCCAGATGTATCTTAGGGAACTGGACGTATAA
- a CDS encoding GatB/YqeY domain-containing protein produces MSLKNRIDQDIKSAMREKRKDDLRTLRAIKSMILLAETEKGAGEGLSEDKEMALLTKAAKQRRESADIYTKEGRQDLADKELVELEVIERYLPEQLDEETLKAELQAIIEQVGAQGPKDMGKVMGVATKKFAGRADGKVVAATVKALLA; encoded by the coding sequence ATGAGCCTTAAAAACAGGATTGACCAGGATATTAAGAGTGCGATGCGCGAAAAGCGTAAAGACGATTTGAGGACGCTCAGGGCGATTAAGTCGATGATCCTGTTGGCAGAAACGGAAAAAGGTGCCGGCGAAGGCCTTAGCGAGGACAAGGAAATGGCCTTGCTTACCAAAGCGGCCAAGCAACGCCGGGAATCGGCCGACATTTATACCAAAGAAGGCCGTCAGGACCTTGCCGACAAGGAATTGGTGGAGCTTGAGGTAATCGAGCGCTACTTGCCCGAGCAACTCGACGAGGAAACGCTTAAGGCGGAATTGCAGGCGATTATCGAGCAGGTAGGAGCCCAAGGCCCGAAAGATATGGGTAAAGTGATGGGTGTGGCCACCAAGAAATTCGCCGGCCGTGCCGACGGAAAAGTGGTTGCCGCTACCGTAAAAGCTTTGCTGGCCTAA
- a CDS encoding CvpA family protein: MKIIDIILILTVLFGVYRGYSRGIITELVSLLGLFLAIVGAFVLLEKGTDILSKYWEASTEVVPYVAFVIIFVAIILATNLTSKALKTLLDKTFLGSVDKGIGAVVGGLKWVFGVSVLLWILNNAGLEEKSWAKDSLVYPQVSALAPAAVEGIKPVWPYVTETFDDFKKIIKKVK; the protein is encoded by the coding sequence ATGAAAATCATCGATATTATTTTGATTCTGACCGTGCTGTTCGGTGTTTACCGGGGCTATTCCCGCGGTATTATCACGGAACTGGTTTCGTTGCTGGGCTTGTTTTTGGCTATTGTCGGAGCGTTTGTGTTGTTGGAAAAAGGCACGGACATATTGTCCAAGTATTGGGAGGCTTCAACGGAAGTGGTCCCTTACGTGGCATTTGTAATTATTTTCGTCGCTATTATTCTGGCGACAAACCTGACCAGCAAAGCGCTGAAAACTTTGCTGGACAAGACGTTTTTGGGTTCCGTAGACAAAGGCATCGGAGCTGTGGTGGGAGGATTGAAGTGGGTGTTCGGAGTCAGCGTATTGCTGTGGATTCTCAATAACGCCGGATTGGAAGAAAAGTCTTGGGCCAAAGATAGTCTGGTTTACCCGCAGGTTTCGGCTTTGGCTCCGGCCGCGGTGGAGGGCATTAAGCCGGTTTGGCCGTACGTCACGGAGACGTTTGACGATTTTAAGAAAATAATCAAGAAAGTTAAGTGA
- a CDS encoding aminodeoxychorismate/anthranilate synthase component II, translating into MILVIDNYDSFTYNLVDYLEQSGARCKVLRNDCSLETMKGDYDGVVLSPGPGKPSDAGGLMEAVDYFHNRLPVLGICLGHQALGEYFGASVEKAIKPMHGKPSVIRHVGGPMFDGIPEKFEVIRYHSLVLKELPDSMTVTATTAEDEIMAVSHKSLPLNGLQFHPEAALTEHGLRLLSNWLSHYCKSR; encoded by the coding sequence GTGATTCTGGTTATAGACAATTACGATTCGTTTACGTATAACTTGGTGGATTATCTGGAACAGTCTGGAGCGAGGTGTAAAGTGCTTCGCAACGATTGTTCTCTGGAAACTATGAAAGGCGATTATGACGGGGTAGTACTGTCACCCGGTCCTGGGAAGCCTTCTGATGCCGGAGGTCTGATGGAGGCCGTCGATTATTTCCATAACCGCCTTCCGGTACTCGGCATTTGTCTTGGCCACCAAGCCTTGGGCGAATACTTCGGCGCAAGCGTCGAAAAGGCGATAAAGCCAATGCACGGCAAGCCTTCGGTAATCCGGCATGTCGGTGGGCCGATGTTCGATGGAATTCCCGAAAAATTTGAAGTAATTCGCTATCATTCACTGGTTTTGAAGGAATTGCCTGACTCAATGACTGTTACGGCTACTACGGCTGAAGATGAAATTATGGCTGTTTCCCATAAGTCGTTGCCATTGAATGGTTTGCAGTTTCATCCCGAAGCGGCGCTTACTGAGCACGGTCTCAGATTGCTAAGCAACTGGTTGTCTCACTACTGTAAGAGTCGTTGA
- a CDS encoding alpha/beta hydrolase, whose product MGIEIKEAGNYRYIDQGEGEALVLLHGLFGALSNWGSVVNKFGQRYRIIVPMMPIYDMPLRKAGLETLVKFIEGFVEMMDLDKFTVIGNSLGGHVGLMYTLKHPERVKAMALTGSSGLFENALGGSFPKRGSYEYIKERVEYTFFDPKVATKEYVDEVFNITKSIPKCMNIVAIAKSAQRHNLSKEIPNITCPTLLIWGLNDTITPPAVAHEFNHLLPNSTLRFIDKCCHAPMMERPDDFNSHLDEFLEKTL is encoded by the coding sequence ATGGGAATAGAAATAAAAGAAGCGGGAAACTACCGCTACATAGATCAGGGCGAAGGAGAGGCTTTGGTGCTTTTGCACGGTCTTTTCGGCGCGTTGAGTAACTGGGGGAGCGTGGTCAATAAGTTTGGTCAGCGTTACAGAATCATTGTCCCGATGATGCCTATCTACGATATGCCTTTGAGGAAAGCCGGCCTTGAGACGCTGGTGAAATTCATCGAGGGTTTTGTGGAAATGATGGACCTTGACAAGTTTACCGTAATCGGAAACTCGTTGGGTGGGCACGTGGGGCTTATGTATACGCTCAAGCACCCCGAGCGGGTAAAGGCCATGGCCCTGACCGGAAGCTCAGGCCTGTTCGAAAACGCCCTGGGAGGCTCTTTTCCCAAGCGCGGAAGTTACGAATACATCAAAGAAAGGGTCGAATACACATTCTTTGACCCTAAAGTGGCTACCAAGGAATATGTGGACGAGGTGTTCAACATTACCAAAAGTATCCCGAAATGCATGAATATTGTGGCTATAGCCAAATCGGCCCAACGCCATAACCTCTCCAAGGAGATTCCGAACATAACCTGTCCCACCTTGTTAATTTGGGGACTGAACGACACTATTACGCCCCCGGCCGTAGCGCATGAGTTCAACCATTTGTTACCGAATTCCACGCTAAGGTTTATCGACAAATGTTGCCACGCTCCGATGATGGAAAGGCCGGATGACTTTAACAGTCACCTTGACGAATTTCTTGAGAAAACACTCTAG
- a CDS encoding CBS domain-containing protein yields the protein MIAEELINYAIPPLKPKDSSQMALLWMEEMRVHELPVIEKKEFKGMISEQLILENNDLAASVGDYNLVAKDCAVGMNQHLYDIIRLATGNEVDMVAVMGDKGSFMGVVTLRQAVKALAGSSAIQRPGGIVILSMKAIDYSLAELARIIEAESTKILSVHAHEDPETPHMLSVTLKLDRSELSHIVATLERFKYDVVGRFEEERKHYNEKDRIDLLLRYLDI from the coding sequence ATGATTGCCGAAGAACTTATAAACTACGCGATTCCCCCTCTGAAACCGAAAGACAGCTCGCAGATGGCCCTTTTATGGATGGAGGAAATGCGGGTTCATGAGTTGCCGGTAATTGAGAAAAAGGAATTCAAGGGCATGATCTCCGAACAGTTGATTCTGGAGAACAATGACTTGGCGGCCAGCGTTGGCGATTACAACCTCGTGGCGAAAGATTGCGCCGTGGGGATGAACCAACACCTTTACGATATTATCCGCCTAGCCACGGGCAACGAGGTGGATATGGTGGCCGTAATGGGTGACAAAGGCAGTTTTATGGGGGTGGTTACGCTCCGTCAAGCCGTAAAAGCTTTGGCAGGAAGTTCCGCCATCCAGCGTCCGGGAGGTATCGTGATTCTTTCGATGAAAGCTATCGACTATTCCTTGGCGGAATTGGCCCGGATTATCGAAGCGGAAAGCACGAAGATTCTGAGCGTGCACGCTCACGAAGATCCGGAAACACCGCATATGCTGTCGGTAACCCTGAAGCTTGACCGTTCGGAGCTGAGTCATATAGTGGCCACATTGGAGCGCTTCAAATATGATGTGGTAGGGCGTTTTGAAGAGGAACGCAAACACTATAACGAAAAAGACAGAATCGATTTGCTGTTAAGGTATCTGGATATTTAA
- a CDS encoding glutathione peroxidase has product MKSITKILLALTVLFSACGLNKKASKPEEAQKGTKTFHDFSAETIDGKKLEFASLKGKKVLIVNTASKCGFTYQYEGLQKLHKAHGDKLVILGFPSNNFGAQEPGSNTEIAEFCQKNYGVDFQMFAKIDVKGDNAHPLFKWLSDKNQNGWNNEGPSWNFTKFLVNEKGELVKVYGSKIKPMSDEILQAI; this is encoded by the coding sequence ATGAAAAGCATTACTAAAATTCTCTTGGCCCTAACCGTTTTGTTTAGCGCATGCGGATTAAACAAGAAAGCGTCGAAGCCGGAAGAGGCACAAAAAGGCACAAAAACTTTCCACGATTTCAGCGCCGAAACCATTGACGGCAAAAAGCTGGAATTCGCCAGCCTCAAAGGCAAAAAAGTGCTTATAGTAAACACCGCCTCAAAATGCGGATTCACTTACCAGTACGAGGGGCTCCAAAAACTCCACAAAGCGCACGGCGACAAACTGGTTATTTTGGGATTTCCTTCCAACAACTTTGGGGCGCAGGAACCCGGAAGCAACACCGAAATCGCGGAGTTCTGCCAGAAAAACTACGGTGTGGATTTCCAGATGTTCGCTAAAATCGACGTAAAAGGCGACAACGCGCACCCGCTGTTTAAGTGGTTATCCGACAAAAATCAAAACGGCTGGAACAACGAAGGCCCCTCCTGGAACTTCACCAAATTCTTGGTCAACGAAAAAGGCGAGCTGGTAAAGGTTTACGGCTCCAAGATCAAGCCTATGTCGGACGAAATTCTTCAGGCTATTTAA
- a CDS encoding Ldh family oxidoreductase, producing MSLHKYTYETLKDFTREVFLRMGSSEDDAELAADVLLGADLRGVDSHGVARLIGYVRLWEAGRVNPTPKVKIVHETPSTATVDGDSGLGLVVAPKAMRIAMEKSENVGSGWVSVKNSNHYGIAGHHAMMALERDMIGFSMTNASPLVAPTFSTERMLGTNPIAMAVPAGEQPPFVADFSTTTAANGKLEILQRKNEPAPDGWIQDKAGNVENNANGLKSGGALLPLGGDRVRSSHKGYCLGSMVDILSAVLSGANYGPWVPPFVSFLPLAENMPGEGIGHFLGAMRVDAFRPVDEFKQNMDNWIGRFRACETVEGQEKVIIPGDPEREIAGIRKTEGIPLLKPVVDDLREVASKFDLVFGEAELA from the coding sequence ATGAGCTTACATAAATATACTTACGAGACGCTCAAGGACTTTACCCGCGAGGTGTTTTTGAGAATGGGTAGCAGTGAGGATGACGCCGAATTGGCAGCCGATGTTTTGCTTGGTGCCGACTTGCGCGGAGTGGATTCGCACGGTGTGGCTAGGCTGATCGGCTACGTTCGCCTGTGGGAAGCCGGAAGGGTAAACCCGACGCCGAAGGTAAAGATCGTTCACGAAACTCCGAGCACGGCCACCGTGGACGGAGATTCGGGCCTTGGCCTTGTAGTGGCGCCGAAAGCCATGCGTATCGCCATGGAAAAATCCGAGAATGTAGGCTCCGGATGGGTATCGGTTAAGAATTCGAACCATTACGGAATTGCCGGACACCATGCCATGATGGCGCTGGAGCGCGATATGATCGGCTTTTCGATGACAAACGCCAGTCCTTTGGTGGCGCCTACTTTCTCTACGGAACGTATGTTGGGCACTAATCCTATCGCTATGGCGGTGCCGGCGGGCGAACAGCCTCCTTTTGTGGCCGATTTCTCTACCACCACTGCCGCCAACGGTAAGTTGGAGATCCTTCAGCGCAAGAACGAGCCCGCTCCCGACGGATGGATTCAGGACAAGGCCGGCAACGTGGAGAACAACGCCAACGGCCTGAAATCCGGTGGCGCGTTGTTGCCTTTGGGTGGCGACCGCGTGCGCTCAAGCCACAAAGGTTACTGCCTCGGCTCAATGGTGGATATTTTGTCGGCCGTATTGTCCGGCGCCAATTACGGACCTTGGGTGCCTCCGTTCGTAAGCTTCTTGCCATTGGCCGAAAATATGCCGGGCGAAGGAATCGGACATTTCCTCGGTGCCATGCGCGTGGACGCTTTCCGCCCCGTGGACGAGTTCAAACAGAATATGGATAACTGGATCGGCCGTTTTCGCGCTTGTGAAACTGTGGAAGGGCAGGAGAAAGTAATCATTCCGGGAGATCCGGAGCGTGAAATCGCCGGAATCCGTAAGACCGAAGGCATTCCGTTGCTGAAACCTGTGGTGGACGACCTTAGGGAAGTGGCCTCGAAATTTGATTTGGTATTTGGCGAAGCCGAACTGGCTTAA
- a CDS encoding DMT family transporter: MLKDYLKLHFLVFIWGFTAILGVLITIPAVETVFYRTLVASLALGAWTYWKRGSELAVGRKMALKLLGTGALIGVHWMLFFSAAEVANASITLAGAATCAFWTSILDPLTNKRKILWYEVAMGLAVVLGLYVIFLFEFDHALGLALAIGAALLAAVFTVINGRLSNHYHHGVITFYELAGAWLVVTLFLPFYKEYFAEGQALRMSPEGMDWVYLAVLALICTVYAYAESVELMKRITPFAMNLTVNMEPVYGMVLAIFILGENKELNPGFYIGTGIILLSVLAYPFIKRFHKRKTIHKAVTQEV; encoded by the coding sequence ATGCTTAAAGATTATCTCAAACTACATTTTCTGGTCTTTATCTGGGGATTCACCGCCATTTTGGGCGTGCTGATCACGATTCCCGCCGTCGAGACTGTCTTTTACCGGACTTTGGTGGCTTCGTTGGCGCTGGGCGCCTGGACTTATTGGAAAAGGGGAAGCGAACTGGCGGTAGGACGCAAGATGGCCCTGAAACTGTTGGGCACGGGCGCACTGATAGGGGTACACTGGATGCTTTTCTTCTCGGCCGCCGAGGTGGCGAACGCTTCCATTACGCTGGCTGGCGCGGCTACGTGCGCCTTTTGGACCAGTATTCTGGATCCATTGACCAACAAGCGGAAAATCCTCTGGTACGAAGTGGCCATGGGATTGGCTGTGGTGTTGGGATTGTACGTGATATTCCTGTTTGAGTTTGATCACGCTTTGGGCTTGGCATTGGCTATAGGCGCGGCATTGTTGGCCGCTGTATTTACAGTGATAAACGGACGCTTGAGTAACCACTATCACCACGGAGTGATTACGTTTTACGAACTGGCCGGAGCTTGGCTTGTCGTAACATTGTTTTTGCCCTTTTATAAAGAATATTTCGCCGAAGGCCAAGCTCTGAGGATGTCCCCCGAGGGAATGGACTGGGTTTATTTGGCCGTGTTGGCCTTGATCTGTACCGTATACGCCTACGCCGAATCGGTGGAGCTGATGAAAAGGATCACGCCTTTTGCCATGAACCTGACCGTGAATATGGAGCCTGTCTACGGAATGGTGCTGGCTATTTTTATCTTGGGCGAAAACAAGGAGCTGAATCCCGGTTTCTACATCGGTACCGGCATTATACTTTTATCTGTTTTGGCCTATCCGTTTATAAAGCGTTTCCATAAACGGAAAACCATTCACAAAGCCGTAACGCAAGAAGTCTGA